In Cryptomeria japonica chromosome 5, Sugi_1.0, whole genome shotgun sequence, the genomic window GTCAATCTTCCTCCCTCCTTGGCTACAATCTCCCTCACATCTAGCATATAATTATGAGCAACTAAAGTGACTAACTTAATGTTCATAAAGACATTTGGAACCACCAACCTTCCAAGATTTAAGCTTCAGATATTACATACTAGAACACTCTCTTTCTTTTTGTTGTAGCATCTCCTCCAAGGACTGAAATCCCAAGGCTCAATTATGGGATCCCTGCATACAATTGTGTAATCAATGAGAAACTCATCTGATCTAACACCAAGTTTGGCCCTCTTTTAAGTGTTGCTTGATCTTGCAAGTTGAGAAATGATTCTTTTAAAATTTCCTTACTCTAGCTAGAGGATTCAACCACTCTTCACTTCTATGATTTAAATAGATAAGAAAGAATAGACACTAGCAAgggtttcaaatttcaattttgcaGAGAGTAGCCACTAAAGTTTTTTGACCATATACACTAGTTCTGAGAGGGGATGAAATTTAAAACACAACACACATAACAAGGACTAAAAGTGAGTATAGCTTTCAACTTACAAAACCTCGAGTAAAACCCTAATGATCAAGTATTTGAATTGCAGAGAAAAAACAAAGCATAAGAAATTATCACGAGTGCTTACCAAGTTCAAAGTGAAGCAACAAAGTAGtagttatttttcatatttgaaCGTTACAACGGCAACAACTATTTTCCTCTTTCAAGCAGAAACTAATGAGGAGATGACACGTCATTTGCTTTATTCTCGTGTTAAAACCCACCACATTAAAAGACTTCAAAGTTGCAGACTTAACCTTAATGAGCAACTTCGCTTAGTTGCACAATCAATCAAAGCCATAGATTTCATTTGATGTAGACATGCTTTATCTTGGTGACATTATCCTAGCGACATCATGGACAGGTGGGGCCGATCAATATGTCATGTAAAGCTTTGAATACATGGCAAAAGGCAACTAGTCCGCTTGCAATGACTCATTCTTGGTGGGGTCATTATGCCACACAAGTGGAGCAGGGTTGCAAACTTAGCTTGGGTGTGCATCTTCATCTAATCGCACAAGTACGTATGATTCTAAGCCATCGATCGGGGGAACATGCACGAGAAATGTCACAAAGGCAAAAGCTAGGTGACTACAAAGCTAACACATAGGGCCGATCAACACAATGTAGTAAAGGGCTTAAGTCATAACTTAAGCGATCGGTAAATGTCAACACAAAAATATAACACAACAAAGGAAAACTTGAATGCAATTAACTCTTTTTAATCTTCAAGTGTTCTTAAAATAATTGCTCTTTGATAATTGAAGGTTCCTTCGTGTGTTTAATTGAGCAAAGGAATGACTTTAAATACAAGGACATTGCAATTAGTCAGATAAATGTGTACCAAGTCAACTCCCAACAACTAGTAGGAAAGAGAAAGAGTCAAAACATTTGAACTTCAAAATTTTGGATATGATATCAATCTAAACCCCTTGAGATCAAACCCAAGTACTATAGGATTAGGTCAGAACAGGGAAATACAAATCTTGAGAGCAAGAACACATACATGGATTCTAGATCAATAATAGGATGATTCTGGAAATAAGAGTAAATAAGAATAAAGTATGATCACAAGTGTAAAAATATTAAGGGTAAATAAGAATAGGCTATGATTATGTTAAATCATTTTATCAAAAATGGCCCCCTAACAATAAATTACAATTGGCATGAGCATGCAAATTCACCATTACATATATAAACAAcacttgaaaaataacaaaaaacccATTTATGTGAACTGGAGAGAAGATTTACACCAACATTAAATTTAAATTCATCTCATTTTtagtttcttgttttgaaaattctcaTTGACTCGCGATTAATTTCATATTTGTAACATGTATAATTTCAAATATAGTACAAGTGTAGTAATTTTGTTTCTCGCTAGCAATAGTCTCGCCTCTCAGTTCCCACTACTGTTTTGAAGTTTCAAACTCTGGCGATTTGCATCAAAgaccttttcctcttttaaatgaaatcacaaataattACAATGTGTTTGTGTATCTTCCCTGCACATTGGACGTGAATGTAAATTATATCTTCTTGTATTGTGCCTGAATCGAATAGGTATAAAAAGCCATCCGATAAATACCCCCGTGAACATTTTGGATCTAACCATTTGATTAAATGTAATAATCTTACCTCTGCTTTCAGTATCCATAAAATGCTTAAATATTGTATCTGTATCAATGAGACTTGCAACCCTGTAACAAGACATCTTGAAGAACACTAATCATACACATAAGTACAGCTATTAGAGAGCAGTAATCAGGTGTAATTTGGACATGGGTATCTAAATTAGCGACATTTATgtaaatacttaaaagagaatatgcATCACTTAGTTTAGTTATACACTCAACAGTATAAGAAtcataaatataagatcttatgcTTCATTTATAAATCGTTATTTAAAATCAACCTAAATTCACTAAAACTTCAAAATCTGCCTTGAACTGTCCTTTCACCAGCCATCCTTGTATTACGTCTTGCTATCATTGATTCGCCTGACTGAAAAGCTGAAATATTTGCATGCATATGCTCTTCTAGGTTTTTGGATGTGGGTTTCAAAATTGACTTCTCTACAACTATTTTCTGCTCTGAAGAATCAAGGATTCCAACAATAGAAGATTCCAGGTTAGAGTCCAAGTTAATCAGATCTTCTGGCAGATTGCTGACCGGTTTCATTTCACTTGGAAGTTtctcaggtgaaatatcattatctaaCAGACAAACTGATTTCTGATAAGTTTGTTGTGGTTTGAAATGCTGAGTCCTCCTTCCCACAAAAATAGCACTATACATGAGATAACACGTACTAACAATTGCGCTTAGAATGATACAGCAGCATATCGGCACTTGTTTCGCCATGCTCATTAGGGATGAGGTCTGCATCTGGTTTTGGTACTGAAAGACCGAACCTGCCTGTCTACATCAAGTAGAAACGATATTAAGTAATCCCATCATAGAAGTGATTTCTTGGACAATATTGATATAATAAATAGAACATCTGATATACAAGATGACAAATGTTAGGTTTTTTGAATCCTTGTAAAAACAATGATTTTGTTGGGTCCATGCAAGTATTTTATTTTGCTTTCTTTTTTATATACCCACTTACTCGAGCCATAATATAGGGCTGTAGAAAGAACATGACAATGAGACCAAGGAGAAACGAAACCAAAGATGCTGTGACTGGTATCATCCAATGTGTTCCTGTATCAAAGAAACAAGTAAAGTTGGATAATTCAACAGTTTCAACATAGGCTACAAGAAGATTCGCATTCCCCTTATGcactattcatcaatcttctttGTCTCCACTTCTATCAGAAGTTCACACCGGGTAACCTGACTATATTATTTAGAATAAGTGGCACTAACATGTGGATGAAAATTCTGATAAATTAATAATCAACCATAAATCACCCTCTTTTTCATCTACTTGTAGAATTTCTATTCTTTTTCATGTCTTTACAGAGCTAAAATGCACAAACACAGATGAAACAGTTTATTGGTTTAAAACTGCACAAAAAAGTGAGTACAAACCTGATCCAGAATTCTGAATGCATTCACTGGGTGGCAATTTAATTTGACGAATCATCTTGTTTCCCCTGTCAGAGACTAACAAAGCACATATGCTGGGGACAAAAGTGACATCGAAGTCGGAAGAAAACGTTGCCTCTTGACTTGGTCCATCGGAATGACCAGATCTGACTGCTTTGCCTCCAGCAATTGTACTAACACCTGGATTGACAAGAGATCAGAAAAAGAAAAAGCTATAATCATAAGGAATAGCTAGGATCAAATAAAATTTCTCTGtttcatcaaaaaaattgaaaaactgagtaCTTGAAATTCCACAAATCCAGGCATTGGATACTGGAACAACATAggtcaggaaaaagtaaaaacttTAAGGTGTCCAACCAGAGCTGCTGTTGGAACCCAATCCTATAGTGCCAAATATTGTTCGAGTCTCTTTCCCTTTGTCACCCTTTCCCTATTTAACCCAATATTAATTATCGATTTGAGAAATTCCAAGTGGATCCCCTCCtattttggaagctgtaaaaatCCAAGAAAGAGTGTGGAGGTTTTGTGTTAAAAGTTTAAAACTACTAAGTGTGTGTAAGTTGTTGAAAGTTGTTGGACTTTTGAAGTAGCCCCTAGTATGCCTTTCCACCCAATTATTTCTTGGTCCCTGTCAAAATATCAAACTTCCCCATCCCAACATACCTTTCACCCGTTTCTTGCTCTTTCCCTTGTCTTTATTGGGGTTTCAGCCTTCCCCTTTCCCCAGTACCTATTATGAGATATACCCAAAGCTCAATCCCTGACACACTGAAACATTTTGTCTCATCGGGATCACTTGTTCAAACTTCAGACTTCCCCAATTTGCATGCCTCAGTAGGATAAGTTCTTTGTCATCCCCAATCCCTGACTCCCCAACATGTGATAAGAGTTACGAGGCATCCTCGATCCCCAATCCTCAAACTCCCACTTCTTGCACCAATCAAACCCACCTGCCTCCCTGTTTGACATAGAACACCATTTATGACCAGATTTGATACAACTTCCCAAAAGGAGTTTTTGCCATCTAGAAACAACTATTCAGATCCAAGGTGTGATTCCAAATGCATTCTTCAACAGCTATTGTGGAACTTTCATATGGGCCATCATTAATGTCACAGGTTAATTTGAACATCCAAATTCAAAGCCGATCCCTGCAAGCAACAAGGGCATGGATTACTCACTGCTATACCTATTCATTCTTCATTCGAAGGTTGGGTCTCTATGGTTTCCAAACACTTGCAAATGGCACGTCACGTGAGGTTTTCAAACCACACCAATCTAATTTATTTTTGCACCAACAATATGAAATATCTATGAAATTGAGAGGTGGTTATTGTAAATGATATTTGTAATAAAATGTCTCCGTAACAATGTGTATGTTTAAAGGAATCTCTTAGTCACAAATAATATTTATTCTTTGCCACTTTGCTGGCATGAGTATAATAATGGATTTGACAAATGCAATGCATTCTAATGCATTGCAAGCCTTGTAATGGCCTCTTTTGTATTGCACGTGGATTTATGCAGGTTTGTAATGGATTATTAAGCATGTTTTGTTGTTAATATCACATCTATGGTATGTGTAAATGTGATGCTCATTGCCCCTTGTGGTTTCAGTTTGCTTTTTCTTTGGACtaactctgttgcccaatggatagGCACCAGTCTTCAAAATTTTGATTAATTACACTCCTTCAAATGAACAAATCCTCCATTAGTAGTTTAGATTTAGTTTCACCATTCACAATTCACAGTTAAGTAGTTTAACCAAGGAACTTTCTTTTGTGAACCTTATTAGGTAAATCACTTCGCAAATCTTGTGTGCTTACTCTCATCTTGTATTTCTCGAAAACATGTCACTAttagatatataaaatttcatttgtGCAGCTGGTTAACCTTTACCTAGTGACATCCTTTAGGGTTAAACCTACATTGGATATAGCTGTGAGTTCTTATATTGTTCCATCTTTCAGCACCCTCAATCCTATTTAGGATACCTCTAGGAACACCCTCGTGTTTAAGCTAAGCCCGAAGTGTAGGAGAGCTTATCCATTCTTGTTCATTGGCCTTTAACCCTCCATAATTTGTAGATGAACCTTGATTTTACCTTTCCGAAGACACCCCCTAACCTTGGAGATAAAATGGTGTTCTAGGATGTTGGAGCGGCAGTTTCAGTATTCTCTTTAAAATTGCAACAAATTTTGGATAAGCATGCCATAGTGTTTGCAAATCCTACCAAAAAAATCATCATGTTCAACTCCTTCCAAGGAGCGTTCCTCCTAACATTTGCCCACACAAGTATCCATTCCTCCACAAAATAGAAATTGAGAAGCTAGAATAGGAACTCCTTCAATCCAATGTCATTCATCTAACCACTAGCTCATAGTCTTCACCTATTCTTCTCATACACAACCAAGATGAGTCTTAATGACTCTATATTTCTAAGAGTTGAACAAATTCACTATCAAGGAAAAATTTCCTATCCCCATGATGGATGAGTTACTCGATGAGCTTCATGGCGCCCAATTTATCCCCAAATTAAATCTACTCTCTCATTATAACAAAATTCATATCAATGAAGCAGATATCCCGAAGACAACCTTCTACACTCTTGATGATCACTATGAATTTTTGGTCATGCCATTCAAGTCCATGAATGCCCCATCCACCTTCCAAGAATTTATGAACAAACTATTCAATCCCGTCATAAATTGTCTTGGTCTTCTTCAATGACATTTTGATCCATATAAAAACTTGAGTAAAACATTTACAGCACCTTAACCTAGCATTACAACTTATTACAAATAATCAATTATGTGCCAAGTGCTCCAAGCACTCCTATGGTCAAAAGGAAATTGAGTACTTTGGACATATTGTCTCCCCAACAATGTTCAAGTTGACCCTAACAAAATTCATGTCATGCAAACTTGGCCACAACCCAAGACACCCAAAACCCTCCATGGATTTTTGGGGCTCACTAGCTACTATCCAAAATTTGTCAAACTATGGAAAAATAGCTGCTCCAATGAATACCTTGCTAAAAAAGGATACATTCTCATAAACAACCACAACAAAACATTGCTTTGAAGTACTCAAACAGACTATATGTATAACACCTATTTTAGCATTACCAATTTTTTCCAAACCAGTTGCCATTGAAAGTGATGATTGAAGCAATGGCGCTGGTGTTGTTGCCACAAATGATGGTCACCCATTGCCTTCACCAACAAGGCATTATCAAGGCACAACTTGGTATCCTTCACCTATGAAAACTAAAATGGTCGTCTTACATGTTATTAGCAAGTGGTAACCATATTTGGTTGGGCAACATTTTTGTATCAAAACAAATCATCACAATCTCAAATATTGCTTCGATCAATACGTGTCCTTTTTGGCTCAACAAAAATGGGTCACCAATGTCATGGGGTATGACTGAGATTCCTTATAAGAAGGGCAAGGGGAATGTCATAGAAAATGCCCTCTCTTGCCTATCCATGGACTCATGTTTCCTATGTGCAGTTTCCATGCCGCTCTTTGACAAGATGCAAGATCAACAAGAATGACAAAAAGTGACCCACCCAGACAACAGCTCATCCACCAAATTTGTAGAGATCCTCCTCCACCCAACCACTCTTGGGAAGGAAAACATTTACTATATATAAGGACCCTAGTCTGTCTTCCCAATTTTGCTTTGTCTCATAAATTCTTCTCGAACTGCACGCTTCTCTCTTGGCTAGTAATTCAAGGTTTTTGAAAACATGAGCTGATTCATCACAAAATATTTTGGCACGGGCTTAAGGAGGGTATCAAGTGGTTCGTTGCtgaatgtgatacttgccaatatTTATGGTATAAACGACCCCTACTTTTACAGTCCAACTCAACTTAAATTCTTCTCGAAATGCACGCTTCTTGTTAATAAATctgtttggcattgatgtcaaatgttaGAGAATTTATTTCTTTTCAACATGACATGGTTTATGGACACAATTATACCTTATAATAATGACGTTACAGACTGCTTTCTACTCTTGGGTATTTCAGGAATGTCCACTGCCCTGCATGTGGTCTTTGTTTTTTTCATCCCTGCAGGATATTCTTTATCGGGCCTTTTCAAACTCAGAAGATTTCATCGGGCTTCTTCAAAAGATAAGTTCAGACGATAGTGTGACATGTTGCTATGTCATATGCTATTATTAACTTCTGATTTGCCAAGTTCAAAAGATTTGATTTCTGATTTCAAGTGTAGAAGTTTGAGTGAAATCAGTTTTTATAATAAATACTAGTATCAATAGTAAACAATCAGTTTGTATTAGGTTTCTTAACTGGCTGTCGGTTCACAACTGACATGACAGTTATAACTCCCCATAACCAGTTCTAAGGAAAGGTTTTCTATTGATAGAAAAGACATATATATAATATGTTGGTGTCGGTATTTGGTGTGGAAGTTTTTGGAAGTTTAAAAAGTTGGAACATATATTATTCATGTTACTTTCCTTATAAATTCTGTAATATACGTGACGAGTTTAATAGAATGGGCATTATAAGAAAGATCGTAGAATTGATTCTGGACAGCAAATGAAGTGCATGATTTGTTGAAGGCAATCTGATCAAGTTTAGAATACTGGAAGCATATGAGGTATAAAACATTTTTGGAAGTCAGTTGttccatcaaaatttgattttcaagtGTCTACCGAACATTTGATTTTAATGTTGAAAAGGTCTGATGCTACAGCAATCAATATGTCTTGTTTCTAAGACAATTGCAGACTGTGAAGCATCGATAATATTCTGGAATAATTTATCTGTGTTTGTTAACAGAATTTTTAATGGTGATGCTTTTGACAAAATATATGAAATGATAATATTTAAGTGTGTAAATCAGACCAAAGCATTCAAAGGATGATATTGCTCATTCAGTAGCATTTGTTTTAATATATTTCTCAGAGGACTGTTAGATTCCAGATTGTAAATCAGAAAAAATTGCTTGTATCTTCTTTAAGGTTGGTACCTTAATAGAGGTTGAGTTGGTGCTCATGTTGTAAGAGTTGGTGCTCTTATTGAAAGGGTTGATGCCCTTGATACTTAGTAATCAGATTTAATTGTGAGGCcagattaggacagtagatcctagcagtatttctcaccgtggttttcccacatTGAGTTCCCACGTAAAATTTTGTCCATTGTGCTCTTGCTGTTGCATCTTTTCAGTTTCAGTTGTTGCATCTTTCAAGACTTTCAATTTTCAGATTAAAGTTTGATTAAAGTTTTAAGTTGCTGAAAAGGGTTAAAGCAATGTTCCACGGCCGTTGGGGACAGGGGGACGCAGGGATGGGCTTAgggacggggggacaaagggaaaaagtttcagGGATGGGTTTCGAGGATGGGGGGACTTGGGCCTGGAGGGGGGGCAGGGAATGCATTTCCATGGAACGCTGGATTAAAGTTTTTGTactactaattcagccccccctctcagtagtattTTTGTGTTCTATAATTGGTATAAAAGTCAGTGCTTCGTGTAAAGACTTAATCAGTCCAAGTAGATTCTGGTTTTTCGAACATATGGCTTGTCAGGAAGGTTCATCTTCTAATAAAGCACCATAGTTTGATGGCACCAATTATGCTTTTTGGAGCATAAGAATGGAGAGTTACTTATCTTCTCTAGGATTTGATGTCTGGATGTCCGTAGCAGATGGTTATACTATGCCAACTCATGTTATAACAGACCCTACAGAAAAAAGAGAGCATGAAAACAATGTTAGGGCAAAGAATGCTATTCTTTGTGGGTTGGTTAAAATtgagtttgtgaaggttatgcatTGTAAAACAGCTAAGGAGTTATAGAACAAGTTGAAAAgcatctatgaaggagatgataagGTGAAACaggcaaagttgcagacatacaaGGCCAAGTTTGAAGAGTTAAAGATGATGGAAGAGGAACATATTGCTGACTATCTTCTCAAGGTTGATGAGAGAGTAAATGCTATCAAGGGACTAGGTGAAACAATAAAAGATTCAGTTATTGTACAAAAGGTTTTACGGTCTCTACCTTCTAAATATAATGCAAAAATTTCTGCTATAGAAGAGGCAAGAGATCTTAGAAAACTTTCTTTAGATGATTTTCACGGATTCTAACAGCCTATGAAATTATAATGACAGGTGATGATGAATCAAAGAGGGAAGCTGCCTTTAAAGCAGCTAAAATGTAAAAGATGAAAGCATAGAATTAGAGAAGGACCTTGAGGaacaacttgctaatttggtaaaGAAATTTAAGAAAGCTGGTAAATTCAAAGGAAAGCTTCctcttaaatattttaattgtgggaaaattggacattttgctgccaaatgtcCTTATGCTAATAGTGATAAGGAAGATGGCttcaaaaagaaacaaaaacatcaaTTTGCTTAtaaaagaaagtttcaaatgaaaaAGAAAAGTCTTTACATCAAGGGAGAAAGTACTAATTCTAATGCTAGTAATTTTGATTCTAATGCTTGTGAAACTTTGTTTATAGCAATAGGACCATGTGCTATAGGTCAAAATGATGTAGGTTCTAACAATGATACTGAAGGTGAAGTGGATTTGGAAGAAGAGCCTGTTTGTGCTCTAGATGAGATTGGTAGGTTGAAGAAGGAAAGATCACAACAATTAAAAGACATTGAAGCCAAAAATCAGAATATCACAAATCTGAAAGTTGAACTTAAAGAAGGTAGAAAGCAAGCAGAAA contains:
- the LOC131036384 gene encoding uncharacterized protein LOC131036384 isoform X1, which translates into the protein MAYYTMLLALIFMSSFIKATESSLVLEDGYTVDTVLDGHKLDIYPYAIMPRENDIILLDSLNSSFLRMSLPLSPHNVVELFSGSGNGMSGLADGDLTKAKFKHPKSFTSDAKGNIYVADHANFVIRKISKSGTISCYYSIPYYVKLEISKSGVSTIAGGKAVRSGHSDGPSQEATFSSDFDVTFVPSICALLVSDRGNKMIRQIKLPPSECIQNSGSGTHWMIPVTASLVSFLLGLIVMFFLQPYIMARAGSVFQYQNQMQTSSLMSMAKQVPICCCIILSAIVSTCYLMYSAIFVGRRTQHFKPQQTYQKSVCLLDNDISPEKLPSEMKPVSNLPEDLINLDSNLESSIVGILDSSEQKIVVEKSILKPTSKNLEEHMHANISAFQSGESMIARRNTRMAGERTVQGRF
- the LOC131036384 gene encoding uncharacterized protein LOC131036384 isoform X2, which translates into the protein MAYYTMLLALIFMSSFIKATESSLVLEDGYTVDTVLDGHKLDIYPYAIMPRENDIILLDSLNSSFLRMSLPLSPHNVVELFSGSGNGMSGLADGDLTKAKFKHPKSFTSDAKGNIYVADHANFVIRKISKSGVSTIAGGKAVRSGHSDGPSQEATFSSDFDVTFVPSICALLVSDRGNKMIRQIKLPPSECIQNSGSGTHWMIPVTASLVSFLLGLIVMFFLQPYIMARAGSVFQYQNQMQTSSLMSMAKQVPICCCIILSAIVSTCYLMYSAIFVGRRTQHFKPQQTYQKSVCLLDNDISPEKLPSEMKPVSNLPEDLINLDSNLESSIVGILDSSEQKIVVEKSILKPTSKNLEEHMHANISAFQSGESMIARRNTRMAGERTVQGRF
- the LOC131036384 gene encoding uncharacterized protein LOC131036384 isoform X4 — protein: MAYYTMLLALIFMSSFIKATESSLVLEDGYTVDTVLDGHKLDIYPYAIMPRENDIILLDSLNSSFLRMSLPLSPHNVVELFSGSGNGMSGLADGDLTKAKFKHPKSFTSDAKGNIYVADHANFVIRKISKSGVSTIAGGKAVRSGHSDGPSQEATFSSDFDVTFVPSICALLVSDRGNKMIRQIKLPPSECIQNSGSGTHWMIPVTASLVSFLLGLIVMFFLQPYIMARTGRFGLSVPKPDADLIPNEHGETSADMLLYHSKRNC